CATACGTCCAAAATTAAAGCTTTGTATGGTTGGTTAGTTCTAATGCAATTTGCCACACGAGCAATcttgcttggtgaaaccgagcaaatttaaggcagagtgctattcttgtttttcagtggcgccatctatggccaagaattcgacttttgccacatcatacgtcacacctgtttataaggcgaacccattcattcatccacaaatcgtaattttgatctgaatcagagtacgatcgatctccaatccagcacccccagaggttttgattttttatgggaacatggaggactttgcaactccacagaattttaacgtgcatcagtcaccaactacacggagagtcttcggccgacggggttcgaacccacgaactctcggacatgggcccagcgccctaccaaccagactatcccggcctAAAGCTTTGTATGTATCATATTTGTGTGAGAAGTTCTTTGCTTCTATTATTAAAGGAGCGATTCTTTCCCCTATGTGCAAtactacaactttttttaatgcaaaatatcgCTTACCTTACAAAGCCTGTAGCTCAAGTGAAAGTATTTGTATATCTATTAGAATCTATATTATTAGAGGAAACGAAACAAATATTATTcgagaaaaagtatttatgtaatagtatcaatatttttagagGAAACAAAACGAATATTATTggaggaaaagtattttttttgggCGCTGGTAttttttctgaactattttcattttatttgagtttGGGACCAAACACAACTCCTTTCGATGGTGAAGTGGAGGCTATTAGAACTACTTCTCAGCAACTATTATCAAGAATGGATGACATACAGAATGTCGTTATATTTGTCGACTCCATCTCGGAAATCCAAACAGTAACATCTGTTGATTTTTCTGATTCTCTTGGAATTAAAAGTTGTAAGGAAAATTTTGGGCTACTTTTGTCCctaaagaagaatattttgctTCAGTGGATTCCTTCTCACTGTAATATTTATGGAAACGAGATGGCAGATCTTCTTGCTAAAAAAGGAACTGGTATTTTACAGAGATTCCAGAGCGAAATTCCTTATTCTTccataaatagaataaataaaaacgcgATAATTAAGagtcatgaaaataattttaatgaacaaattgGTGGCCAGGTCTGGAGGGAGACTCTGAATAGGACCCCTGATCACCTGAGACGCATTACGGTAGCTGCCTTTAGGTTGGAAACCGGACACGACTTCCTTGCTGCTCACCTCCATAGACTTAATATCTTTCCCGATCCAAACTGTGTCTTGTGTGGGAAGGACTCCCCTATGAATATTGAGCATCTGGGGGTCTACCCCGCAGTTACTGGCAACATCTACGACAGATACCGTAGGGGCATTTTGATGGAGAACTGAAAGCCATCCAGGTGGCTCTTCAACAACTACCATTGATGCAGAACTCTTTCAAGAAAGCAGTCATCCTTTCAGACTCAACTTCAGCAATGCAGGCAACCTCCTCTTATCAAGAGTTTAAGAACATGTTAGTCAAGCAGTGCCAGGAAATCATAAAAGAACTTTCACACAAGATATCTTTTCAATGAGTGCCCTCACACTGCGGTATTTATGGAAATGAGATGGCAGATATGCTTGCCAAAAGAGGAGCTGCGGTTCTCCGAAAGCCCAAAACTAAAGCAAGCCTCCATTCCATTAAACTGCTGACATCACTCATATATCAAAAGACTTTTAGAAGTTTTGCCACTCGGGGCAATCCTCGgagtgttcttttaaaaaactcagcTTTTATTCCTGACCACCCGCGATCAGTTGCGATTGCATCTTTTAGACTTTTAACGGGGCATGATTATCTACAGAATCATTTATTTCACATTGAACTAGCCGATTCACCTTTGTGTGTTATATGTGATAGTGGACGGCCAATGACGGCAGAAGATTTGGAAGAGTGTGAAGCGCTGAcagatttttcttatatatttctaCGCTATTGGCAAGCAAGAAGTTTAATGGCCTAACGGCTAATGTAACTGGCATTTGACAAATAAAATCTACGACAGATACTTAAATGCTAGGGAACAGTTGCAGCCACTGCTAACTGACTGATTTTCTGTTTACATTTCTATGTTGATAttctatttaatgtttctttgttctaattgtttttgtatttcaaatgttttaatacgttgactttttttttaatttgttgttattCGTTATGGGTCTGTGCGGAGAGTTTTTACACTCCAGCGAATGATGTACATCAAGTGCTGTtgctagaaataaataaaaaagaaatgttcagCAAATGTTTTAGTTAGATCagatacaagaatttttttctctgtaagaCACAAGTTAAATGAACAAGCATAGATGTTGTTGGGCGTACACCAATTGCAGGCCTCCAGTTGTTGATTCGATGACGATAATCTGCTGGCAAAACATCTAAAACTCTTTTGTTTGTTAGTCAACAACTACAGGACTCATAACAGTTGGCCAACAGATGGCCTTTGTTGTAGTCTCAACTGTAGCtcagacatttatttttgaataggtGAATGTGACGGCTAGCGCTATTGATCGTGATGCCTAGTTCAGAATTCTAAAGCTTCACGCTGATCTTTTCCTTTTAATCTTTTCGGCCATTTAATATGtaatctttttcaataaattttattctcctCACCACTACACTATATTCGAAACAGAAGGTGATGAAGTACAATAGGTAACAAAGACTAAGTCTTgcctatattttttctttgctaacTTCCAATTCGCATTATCGTAATCTATAAGTCTCTAACACTTATTTAAGCTACTAGCGTCATGGCATTCATATTCTTGGCGTATTTACTTGCTGcctaaatataagtttttctaAGGTTATTCGTCAACAGTTTATGGCCAAACTACTCCCAAAACACTAAGAGACAGGAACCTTCATCCACTGAGATCGGAATTAAAAGATTtcgctaaataaataaagaaataagctaaataagacgaaaataaaattcccaatgaagctttattttcataaatgccTTTTACACTAATACACCTCTTCAATTATGCCAACACATTAAATAATCGGTTTATATTTTAAGGAAGATTAGCagagagaaattttaagaaattacttaCATTCTGTTTTATGTAGTATGTTCAAATTGACACCGAttagattttttagttttgtcttAATTCGAAATCTGGCTTCTTGGCTGCATTTTCGAAATATCTGCTTCAGACAAatttctgaattatatttttgcctgaaaaaaaatgacaagatTGCCTTTTAACAGTGGGATAAATCAAATGTATTAAGttggaaaatattgtaaaaaatttaaaaaaaaaagaaagaaaaaaggcagaaattaaaaattttattaataccatcattcaacaatattttttcaaaccgtttataaattatgatagTTTGAtgaatatctatatatatatttctcttgcacggcgacaaaaaaaagcctcaatacaactccccgaatggcaacgctagaaaatcgaccaatgattgccgctaaaaatgtcacatgccaaatctcgctgagatggctcaacatatagtgcttttaaaaagtgaaataaccAAAGAGAGCAtgagctaggcagaagtgagtagtctttgtcgatagatttctattttagtattttgtcgaaagcgcttttttttatgaatttatatattacgaatttatttgacgatttttgatttatatcacgaatttatttgttttactagaatttatttgtttatgcaggtttttccattgcaattcacttatttcaatttttaatagacttaattatagccaaaattttaacctttttaaagagatatcagttttagaaattttatcttaagattttatactatagcacagttctaataggtttaacgaattacatgtcatttatttgaattcaaatttattttaatgacatagtatttactaaaaagatgtaatttttttttaaaaaaaaagttgttatatggatttgaatgattgttttgaattcttagaattttgtgtatttgcaatgcacctaagttagtagcgagcgaagcgagcttggtttgcgaagcaaaccatataagatcgcgtagcaattttcaggggttggcgagcgttagcgagcaaggggcgcagcccactagtatattttaatgttttaatattaatgcaaccttttctattaataaaaagaaaaaaggaaattatgtaCCATATCCGTGTAGTTGAAAGCtgcgataaaaaaaatgatgcaagAAAATATCCTAAATGACTTTTCTTAAATTCTCtcgggaaaaaattaaatattcttcgcttaaaatattacattacctAACCAAATTCTGGTAaggaaaaattttgagaattctaaaaaaattttcgttactGTTTTGGTCTAGAATTTAAATTGGaaacaaaaaggttttttttttcattcttcaattaaaaaaaaaatagattaaaattcgttttaaacatttaaattttaaaaactttaaaacatacAAGTaggtggaattttttttagttgaattaaaatgtattttatttaatgcagaaaaaacaacaacagtGAAACAagttaacttgaatttttttgacaaaatttcgcTAAAAcagtaatatcttttttttttaagacaaaaaacaatcaatttgtaatattaattttaaatatcaacatAAAGTTTTCATAATAACTTTAGAATCCTTGTAAACCTAAAAAACTATCAATATTAAGAGTCGCAAACTAATACTTGAAcgtaataagaaaaattccaaaatgagaccaataattgaattttgttttaaagtatgctttataactttattaagtTTCATTGAAGACGATCTGCAGGTAGCACCACAAAAAATGTTGTGTAATTTCTTCACTCTGTGCTTTTTAGCCAGCAAATACTGTTGACCAGAAAACGGCCCTACAGTAATTGGGCCGACAGTTGGCCATCAATCTAATTTTGCATCGGTGAAAGTGGAGGAAAGCGTACGCCGACCCTTCGATTTAGCTGCTGGCTTCCAACAATTTTGTGATGCTGGACCAGCGGATTTGTCTTAGCAGGGGTATTATAAACTCAAGAGACTACacattaaatatacatatcaatttataaataaaaaatatttagacttACAACTTATATGCTGCTTCATTTTCTGGTAGACGATTGGTGTAGTTAAAATTCGCCATACCTGGCatgcatttttcaattatttcggGTTTGATGTCTTCAATGCAAGACTctaattctgaaatataaatacgtTCTTTTGTACATTCCGTACTCTGTACTACCAGAGATAAAACAGTGTCTTTTTtagctataatttaaaaaactaccaATTTTTCCTCACCCAGAGTTATCCAAAAAACTTTCCATAATCTACGAGTGTCAAATCATTtgtattttcaaatcatttgcaAAAGGGTGTAATGTATGAAAACgagcaaatatttcaaaaagtgcaTATTGGATCTGATGAAAATCTGAAAGTACAcgtgtgaaatattttcaaaataatttatatcaaattcgACCCTCCTAAATCTTATCACCCGGAGGTAGATTGAGAGCAACTTTAAAATCTCGTAAAACAAAAGCCTTTTTTCATtgcagatttgaatttttagaaaaagtatccACATTTGCCTAGCATGTTGTTGTTGCATTTTGATTCAACGGTGGCACTGTATGGCAATATTATGATGGTGATAAAGTCGTTTGAAATAGAGATACATGCACCACCTCACCCTGACAGGATACATAGCCCTGTTTCTTAGGGAAATAGCCACTATACCCACTTAATCTTGACTTTGGACAGACGTCTTGGGCAGCTCCTGAGCTGGTATATCAAACTTCCAACTTTCAAACCTCAATTAGTGCGAGGACTTTTTGTTGTTCCATATTTAACCAGAACCTTGTGGCAAATACACTACAGTTATTTAGTCTGTTGATGGCTACTCTACCGCTAGTGGTGGAAGAACTTCCTAGGGTGACGCCTCTCCTTGACATCATACATATAAATTTTGGTATTCTGAGGTCAAGTTTTGGTGGAATAGAAAAGCAGAATAGTCTACTTCATGCATAGGGTAGGAGTGAATATTTTGACCGATAATTAGTCAATAAAAATGTTCGAAGCAGTCTGGCACAATATCTCAAATTTCATCAATGGTATTACTTCACCTTCGATCCGTTCGTTCgcttttcatttcatttgcGTTCCTTGTACTGTTATTTTGTACTGTTTGTActgatatttataataagtgGGGGGAAACATGTCACCCATTTCAGATCAGTATTTTTAAGGatagataagaaaaattttgatgtcGTAGTTTCAAACTGCTGTATTCTTGCAGCAGATAAACAATGGTTGCATTTTCATATCTGTGTAATTTAAATCACATAGCGTGATCCTAATTACCATTTatgtttacaatttataaagtattaattattattttactattcatGAGTATTAATTAGTACTtctcattttataattagaatgaACGTAACTTACTTCTATCTGAAGCTTCGCAATCAATTTCAAAACCTGAAATGAAGAAATTGCTTTgactattttaagaaatttatttaagaaaatatattttatgagaatGAAGTTTATAGTTTTCAACCTCACAAACACAAAATTATTGCCATTGTGAGAAAGGCACTGACATGTATGTACACTggatgtaagaaattaagagaatttgaatacttggtcgattatctctagaactactggaccgattttaatgaagcTTGATATGTcaatacattgatacaatacaaaacaaatagtCATTCAACAATTGTGCATAATACACGCTAATCATCGTGAGTgacactcgttggagtcggaaaGTGTGAAACGGCGGTTGCAGAATTagcgaaaaaaagtttaatagtaTAGTTATGGTCCCTTCTCACAGGTATACAGGCTCTGcagcgtgatttcatacttgaaataaggcagtttatccTTTCCTGTGGCAATTGGCCTGAATTGTCCTTTGGCAATTTTATACCTTCtgactccaacgagtgttacgcaCGATCATGCTTGTGTATTACAactgttgaatggttatttgctttgtattgtatcaatgtgtgctcatatcaaatttcattaaaatcggtcctgtagttctagagataatcgaccaattCTGCAAATTctctaacaagggaaactagggaagtgtgactcgccaattttgaaataaactagtgggatgtatgccttataaggaataattttaggggccAACATTCGTTTcagcccatagaaggtcctgtgagagataaaaaataaatcaatatatagaaaaatcggtattttattacttcaatgcagactattagttattgtaattatctcatactccaattaattttgtgatactttcacgtactatataatacatatttattctcaaaactgatttcgaaaattttacatatctgtagtttttcagaaaaacctgtaaggttaatttaaaaaaaaaaaatgacatcaaaatttttaatttttttttcttcaaaaaactttccaaattaattggagtatgtaattgcaaatcaattagttaatttatagataattaacaattaattaacaattaatagctaattaattaataattaataattaattaatttttggattaatttattaattagcaaattaattaataattaatagctaattaattaataattaataaatttttggattaatttattaattagcaaattaattaattagaaaattaattacaaattaattgcattatgagacaattactataactaatagtctgcattgaagtaataaaataccgatttttctatacattgaattattttttatctctcacaggaccttctatgggccgaaacgaatgttgccccctaaaattattcctcatgaGGCATACATCCCTCTAGTTTGTAAGTCGGTctagtagttctagagataagcGACCAATTCTGCAAATTCTCCTAATAACACCAGTGTTTACTAGgtatagtatataaaaaaaggtgCATAGTTAAGaagatataatttatagctATACCGCTTATAT
The Parasteatoda tepidariorum isolate YZ-2023 chromosome 9, CAS_Ptep_4.0, whole genome shotgun sequence genome window above contains:
- the LOC139426569 gene encoding uncharacterized protein, which translates into the protein MADMLAKRGAAVLRKPKTKASLHSIKLLTSLIYQKTFRSFATRGNPRSVLLKNSAFIPDHPRSVAIASFRLLTGHDYLQNHLFHIELADSPLCVICDSGRPMTAEDLEECEALTDFSYIFLRYWQARSLMA
- the LOC139426568 gene encoding uncharacterized protein, giving the protein MDDIQNVVIFVDSISEIQTVTSVDFSDSLGIKSCKENFGLLLSLKKNILLQWIPSHCNIYGNEMADLLAKKGTGILQRFQSEIPYSSINRINKNAIIKSHENNFNEQIGGQVWRETLNRTPDHLRRITVAAFRLETGHDFLAAHLHRLNIFPDPNCVLCGKDSPMNIEHLGVYPAVTGNIYDRYRRGILMEN
- the LOC139426570 gene encoding uncharacterized protein, with product MAGHPREAEYRSVSDEERDNLKDEIVSNLDDDYNDGNQDLHKVNGRSDYNNFTEDGKNTYESDEYDDSDENSLSNEDEEHDIVRRRGFEIDCEASDRKLESCIEDIKPEIIEKCMPGMANFNYTNRLPENEAAYKLQKYNSEICLKQIFRKCSQEARFRIKTKLKNLIGVNLNILHKTESTALDVHHSLECKNSPHRPITNNNKLKKKSTY